The Streptomyces sp. R28 region CCGATGCTGATGAGCGCCCATGTCGTCTTCCCGGAGCTGGACCCCAACCGCCCCGCCACGCTCAGCCGGCGCATCCTGGGCGACCTGCTCCGCCATGACCTCGGCTTCGACGGCGTCCTCGTCAGCGACGCGCTGGAGATGAAGGCGATCGCCGAGGAGTACGGCGAGGCGGCCGGCGCGCGCATCGCGCTCGCGGCGGGCGCGGACCAGGTCGTCGTCGCCGTGGGGGACCTGGTTGTCACCCTGGCCTGTCGGGACGCGGTGCTGGACGCGCTGCGGACCGGCGTGCTGGCCGAGGAACGCGTCCTGGAGGCCTCGGGGCGGGTGCGGCGGCTCGCCGCGCGTTATGCGACCCCGCCCCTCGTGGTCGCCGGCTGGGACGCGGAGGCCGGTCTCGCGGCCGCGCGCCGGGCCGTACGCGGCCGGGGCGTACCGCCCGCCGTACGCGGGGCCCATGTCGTCGACCTCTTCCCGCCGCCGCACCCCGCGCTCAACTGGGGCGGCGAGGACCTGCTGACCGAGGTGCGCGCCGCCGACCCCACGGCGACGGGCACCTCGGTCACCGGTGAACCGGCGGATCCGGCCGAGCTCGTCGACGGGATGCTGCGCCGCTGCGGAGACGCGCCCCTGGTCGTCGCCACCTGCGACGCCGGGCTGCATCCCTGGCAACTGCGGTTGCGGGACGCCCTGTTGGCCCGGCGGCCGGACGCGGTACGGGTGGACACGGGGTTGCCGGAGGGCGGCGCGCTGTGCTCGTACGGGCGCGGGCGGGCGAACCTGAGGGCGGTCGCCGAGGTGTTGGCGGGCCTCGCCGACGGCTGAGGCGCGCCCGCCGGTCACACGTCGCTCAGGACGGCCGTACGACCTCCTTGATCCCCCGCGCCGCCAGGTACTGGGCGTCCTGCGCCCGCGCGGCCAGGACCACCGCCGGGCGAACGCCTTCCGTCCGCATCCGCATCCACGCCTCGAAGTACGCGCCGCCCGGACCGGACACCGACCGAGTGCCCGGCGTGCAGTCCAGAACCAGGGCCGTGGGGCGCGGCTGTGCGGGCTGAGGGTCTTGGCGCAGTTCGGCGATGGCCTGGGCGAGTGCCTCGGCGATCGGCTTGGGGCGGCCGGAGGAGTCGAACAGGCCCAGGGTGTACTCCAGCTCCGGGAAGTCGGCCAGTGACCGGTCCACGTCGTGCGAGCACCACCAGGTGACCCCCCACAGCCCCGCGCACTCGGCCGCGTTCCGTACGGTCGCCCGCGCGAACTCCGGCGCGTCGGCGGCCGGGATGTGCGGCTCGGGCGCGCCCGTCTCCTGGACCCAGACGGGGCGGGCGGGGTCGGTGGCGTACGCCTTGGCCAGCTCGGTGCCGTACTCGGCGAGGTGGCGGACCTGCGGGGAGCGGGGGCCGTAGCGGCGGGCGCAGTCGCCGGAGAACACCCAGGGGTGGACGGTGGTCAGGTCGCCCTTGCGGGCGGAGGCCTCGGGGGTGAAGGGGTGGTCGTCGCCGTACCAGGCGGCGTCGTACGCGGAGTGCGTGACCAGGCCGCCGTTCGCGCCGAGTCCGTCCCGGGCGGCGGCCAGC contains the following coding sequences:
- the nagZ gene encoding beta-N-acetylhexosaminidase, with amino-acid sequence MSHFEHISPRSSALPAALDEAAHRCLVAGFDGATSVPDTLKELVDRGLGGVILFTRNIRDAQQVRRLTDELRAIRPDLLVAIDNEGGGIGHLVSAGAPDVPGSYALGVADDTALTARCADALAAHLATLGITASYAPVADLQHRPDNPIVRTRSFGADPELAARHLRAWITATEARGIASCAKHFPGHGGTVTDSHHGMAVDPRPYDELRADLEPFRAAVAAGVPMLMSAHVVFPELDPNRPATLSRRILGDLLRHDLGFDGVLVSDALEMKAIAEEYGEAAGARIALAAGADQVVVAVGDLVVTLACRDAVLDALRTGVLAEERVLEASGRVRRLAARYATPPLVVAGWDAEAGLAAARRAVRGRGVPPAVRGAHVVDLFPPPHPALNWGGEDLLTEVRAADPTATGTSVTGEPADPAELVDGMLRRCGDAPLVVATCDAGLHPWQLRLRDALLARRPDAVRVDTGLPEGGALCSYGRGRANLRAVAEVLAGLADG
- a CDS encoding glycosyl hydrolase → MHTLRFGVNYTPRHGWFHSWHDFDPARAREDLDRIAGLGLDHVRVFHLWPLLQPNRTLVRTAAVDQLAHLVDLAGEAGLDVMVDGVQGHLSSFDFYPEWTRSWHHRNVFTDPEAIEAQATLLRTLGRALTGRPNLIGLQLGNELNNLVEHNPVTADEVDHYLDTLLAAARDGLGANGGLVTHSAYDAAWYGDDHPFTPEASARKGDLTTVHPWVFSGDCARRYGPRSPQVRHLAEYGTELAKAYATDPARPVWVQETGAPEPHIPAADAPEFARATVRNAAECAGLWGVTWWCSHDVDRSLADFPELEYTLGLFDSSGRPKPIAEALAQAIAELRQDPQPAQPRPTALVLDCTPGTRSVSGPGGAYFEAWMRMRTEGVRPAVVLAARAQDAQYLAARGIKEVVRPS